One window of Oscillibacter hominis genomic DNA carries:
- the pth gene encoding aminoacyl-tRNA hydrolase produces MFGKPSGVEWIVACLGNPGSEYANTRHNMGFLTADLIAEREHVKINKIKFKSAYNIFPFGGAKVLLMKPQTYMNLSGEAVVEAVKFYKVPLDHLLVIFDDIYLPVGKIRIRPSGSAGGHNGIKNIIAHLGSDQFPRIKIGVGSPSNPDYDMADWVLGTPSMEDRKILLNSFARAADAAEAICSGEELRKAMGRFN; encoded by the coding sequence ATGTTTGGAAAACCCTCCGGCGTGGAGTGGATCGTGGCCTGCCTCGGAAACCCGGGCAGCGAGTACGCCAACACCCGCCACAACATGGGCTTCCTCACCGCCGATCTGATCGCGGAGCGGGAGCACGTCAAGATCAACAAGATCAAGTTCAAGTCCGCCTACAACATCTTCCCCTTCGGCGGCGCCAAGGTGCTGCTGATGAAGCCCCAGACCTATATGAACCTCTCCGGCGAGGCGGTCGTGGAGGCGGTGAAGTTCTACAAGGTGCCCCTGGACCACCTGCTGGTGATCTTCGACGACATCTATCTGCCGGTGGGCAAGATCCGCATCCGGCCCTCCGGCAGTGCCGGCGGCCACAACGGCATCAAAAACATCATCGCCCACTTGGGCAGCGACCAGTTCCCCCGGATCAAGATCGGCGTGGGTTCGCCATCCAACCCCGATTACGACATGGCCGACTGGGTTTTAGGCACGCCAAGCATGGAGGACCGTAAAATCCTCCTGAACTCCTTTGCCCGGGCTGCCGACGCGGCGGAGGCCATCTGCTCCGGCGAGGAGCTGCGCAAGGCCATGGGGCGCTTCAACTAA
- a CDS encoding ribose-phosphate pyrophosphokinase: MIAHGKDIKVFSGNANHKLAEEVCKIMGTKLGESEVGTFSDGEIFVSLYETVRGSDVFVIQSTCNPVNRNLMELLIMIDALKRASAGRITAVMPYYGYARQDRKAKARDPITAKLVANMVTAAGADRVLTMDLHASQIQGFFDIPVDNLAGNPIFVDYYAKKFGSQCEDMMVVSPDVGSVARARAFAQKLHMSLAIVDKRRQKANSCEVMNVIGDVEGKDCIIFDDMVDTGGSLCNAAKALIDIGHAKSVHACASHGVLSGPAIERINNSVITELALLDTIPPIAEGASDKIKYLTVAPMFAEAIERTYQEISISKLFR; encoded by the coding sequence ATGATCGCACACGGCAAAGATATCAAAGTGTTCAGCGGCAATGCGAACCACAAACTGGCGGAGGAAGTCTGCAAAATCATGGGCACCAAGTTAGGTGAGTCTGAGGTTGGGACATTTTCCGACGGTGAGATTTTTGTCTCGCTGTATGAGACTGTCCGAGGCTCCGACGTGTTCGTCATCCAGTCTACCTGCAATCCTGTGAACCGGAACCTGATGGAGCTGCTCATCATGATCGATGCGCTCAAGCGGGCCAGCGCCGGACGCATCACCGCGGTGATGCCCTATTACGGCTACGCCCGCCAGGACCGCAAGGCCAAGGCCCGGGACCCCATCACCGCCAAGCTGGTGGCCAACATGGTCACGGCCGCCGGCGCGGACCGTGTGCTGACCATGGACCTGCACGCCTCCCAGATCCAGGGCTTCTTCGATATCCCCGTGGACAACCTGGCCGGCAACCCCATTTTTGTGGACTACTATGCCAAGAAGTTCGGCTCCCAGTGCGAGGACATGATGGTGGTCTCCCCCGACGTGGGCTCCGTGGCCCGCGCCCGCGCCTTTGCCCAAAAGCTCCACATGTCCCTGGCCATTGTGGATAAGCGCCGCCAGAAGGCCAACTCCTGCGAGGTCATGAACGTCATCGGCGACGTGGAGGGCAAGGACTGCATCATCTTCGACGACATGGTGGACACCGGCGGATCCCTCTGCAACGCCGCCAAGGCGCTGATCGACATCGGCCACGCCAAGAGCGTCCATGCCTGCGCCTCCCACGGCGTCCTCTCCGGCCCCGCCATCGAGCGGATCAACAACAGCGTGATCACCGAGCTTGCCCTGCTGGACACCATCCCCCCCATTGCCGAGGGCGCCAGCGACAAGATCAAGTACCTCACCGTGGCCCCCATGTTTGCCGAGGCCATTGAGCGTACTTACCAGGAGATTTCCATCTCCAAGCTGTTCCGCTAA
- a CDS encoding DapH/DapD/GlmU-related protein produces the protein MNQTRAVLFLPDDASCEGVDRPLMLQSVLFCPLLTWVGKTLMARSIQRFFIVWGKEEYAAELRGCFPAEADVLVSGSREALMDFLSQEGEVAVFPCEMLPLELPGGSSYAYTAKASALRESWTNGSDAVPGARELSGFSAVYDLPRLREMELACRDEIVRRHVAAGVHILDGSSVYIDPRVEIGAGTVVLPGTILRGETTIGRDCEIGPNAMIRDCTVGDGTTVNASQANESTIGSRVKIGPFAYIRPGCTIGNDIKVGDFVEVKNSVIGDGTKISHLTYVGDSDVGQKVNFGCGTVTTNYDGFKKYRCTIGDHAFIGCNTNLIAPVKVGDGAYTAAGSTITDEVPADALAVARARQKNLEGWAARRRALHAEKKD, from the coding sequence ATGAATCAGACAAGAGCAGTTCTCTTTTTGCCTGACGATGCCTCCTGTGAGGGAGTGGACCGGCCGCTGATGCTGCAATCCGTTTTATTTTGTCCCCTTTTGACCTGGGTGGGCAAGACATTGATGGCGCGCAGCATCCAGCGGTTTTTTATTGTCTGGGGCAAAGAGGAGTACGCTGCGGAGCTGCGCGGGTGCTTCCCTGCGGAGGCGGATGTTCTGGTCTCCGGCAGCCGTGAGGCGCTGATGGACTTTTTATCCCAGGAGGGGGAGGTGGCGGTCTTCCCCTGTGAGATGCTTCCTCTGGAGCTGCCCGGCGGGAGCAGCTACGCCTATACCGCAAAGGCCTCCGCCCTGCGCGAAAGCTGGACAAATGGCAGCGACGCCGTCCCCGGCGCCCGGGAGCTTTCCGGCTTCAGTGCTGTATACGACCTTCCCCGCCTGCGTGAAATGGAGCTTGCCTGCCGGGATGAGATTGTACGGCGCCATGTGGCCGCCGGCGTCCACATCCTGGACGGTTCCTCTGTATATATCGACCCCCGGGTGGAGATCGGAGCGGGCACGGTGGTGCTGCCGGGCACCATTTTGCGGGGAGAGACGACCATCGGCCGGGACTGCGAGATCGGGCCCAACGCCATGATCCGGGACTGCACAGTGGGGGATGGGACCACGGTCAACGCATCCCAGGCCAACGAGAGCACCATCGGCAGCCGGGTGAAGATCGGGCCCTTTGCCTATATCCGCCCGGGCTGCACCATCGGCAATGACATCAAGGTGGGCGATTTTGTGGAGGTGAAGAACTCCGTCATCGGCGACGGCACCAAAATCTCCCACCTGACCTATGTGGGAGACAGCGATGTGGGCCAAAAGGTCAACTTCGGCTGCGGCACCGTGACCACCAATTACGACGGGTTCAAGAAATACCGCTGCACCATCGGCGACCATGCCTTTATCGGCTGCAACACCAACCTGATCGCACCGGTAAAGGTGGGCGACGGCGCCTACACCGCGGCGGGCAGCACCATCACAGACGAGGTGCCGGCCGACGCGCTGGCGGTGGCCAGGGCGCGGCAGAAGAACCTGGAGGGCTGGGCCGCCCGGCGGCGGGCACTCCACGCGGAGAAGAAAGACTGA
- a CDS encoding tRNA (cytidine(34)-2'-O)-methyltransferase, whose product MLHIVLVEPEIPQNCGNIARTCAATGSHLHLIEPLGFDISERAVRRAGLDYWHLVDVSVYENLEALFRLHPEAAGNLYLTTTKAPRPYSEAVFTDGCWLFFGKETAGLPKDFREAFAARCIRLPMRPEARSLNLANTVAVCVYEALRQIGFPGLLDHGEMAR is encoded by the coding sequence ATGCTGCATATTGTCCTGGTGGAGCCGGAAATTCCGCAAAACTGCGGCAATATCGCCCGCACCTGCGCCGCCACCGGCAGCCACCTGCATCTCATTGAGCCCCTGGGCTTTGACATCTCCGAGCGGGCTGTGCGCCGGGCGGGCCTGGACTACTGGCACCTGGTGGATGTGTCGGTCTATGAAAACCTGGAGGCGCTGTTCCGGCTTCATCCGGAGGCGGCGGGCAATCTCTACCTCACCACCACCAAAGCGCCCCGTCCGTACAGCGAGGCCGTCTTTACCGACGGGTGCTGGCTGTTTTTCGGCAAGGAGACCGCAGGTCTTCCCAAGGACTTCCGGGAGGCATTTGCCGCCCGGTGCATTCGTCTGCCCATGCGCCCGGAGGCCCGGAGCCTGAACCTCGCCAACACAGTGGCCGTATGCGTCTATGAGGCGCTGCGCCAGATAGGCTTTCCCGGCCTTCTGGATCACGGGGAAATGGCCAGATAG
- a CDS encoding phosphoglycerate kinase translates to MNYNKKTVRDVDVRGKKVLLRCDFNVPMAKDGSGVITDDKRIRAALPTITYLLDQGAAVIACSHMGKPKGEVKPELSLKPVAARLSELLGREVIMAGDVVGPDAQAKAAALRGGQIMLLENTRFEPGETKNDPALAKAMASLADLYVSDAFGAVHRAHASTAGVAGFLPAVSGFLIEKELEVIGGALKSPKRPLVAILGGSKVSSKIGVINNLLELADTIIIGGGMAYTFSAAQGGKVGDSLLEADWEGYANEMVQKAADKGVRLLLPVDTVCADQFAPDAKCQVVKAGEIPDGWQGLDIGPETIALYCAAVADAGTVIWNGPMGVFEFPAFAKGTEAVAEALSKTSAITIIGGGDSAAAVQQLGYADKMTHISTGGGASLEFMEGKELPGVACLLDK, encoded by the coding sequence ATGAACTACAATAAAAAGACGGTCAGGGACGTGGATGTCCGCGGCAAGAAGGTGCTGCTGCGCTGCGACTTCAACGTGCCCATGGCCAAGGACGGCAGCGGCGTCATCACCGACGACAAGCGCATCCGGGCGGCTCTTCCCACCATCACCTACCTGCTGGACCAGGGCGCCGCGGTGATTGCCTGCTCCCACATGGGCAAGCCCAAGGGCGAGGTGAAGCCGGAGCTTTCCCTGAAGCCCGTGGCCGCCCGGCTCAGCGAACTGCTGGGCAGGGAGGTCATCATGGCCGGCGACGTGGTGGGCCCCGACGCCCAGGCCAAGGCCGCCGCGCTGCGGGGCGGGCAGATCATGCTCCTTGAAAACACACGCTTTGAACCCGGCGAAACCAAGAACGACCCGGCCCTTGCAAAGGCCATGGCCTCCCTTGCGGACCTCTATGTCTCCGACGCCTTCGGCGCCGTCCACCGGGCCCACGCCTCCACCGCCGGCGTGGCCGGGTTTCTGCCCGCCGTCTCCGGCTTTTTGATTGAAAAGGAGCTGGAGGTCATCGGCGGCGCCCTGAAGAGCCCCAAGCGTCCCCTGGTGGCCATCCTGGGCGGCAGCAAGGTGTCCTCCAAGATCGGGGTCATCAACAACCTGCTGGAACTGGCCGACACCATCATCATCGGCGGCGGCATGGCCTACACCTTCTCTGCCGCACAGGGCGGCAAGGTGGGCGACAGCCTGCTGGAGGCCGACTGGGAGGGATATGCCAACGAGATGGTGCAAAAGGCGGCGGACAAGGGCGTCCGGCTGCTGCTTCCTGTCGACACCGTCTGCGCCGACCAGTTCGCCCCGGACGCCAAGTGCCAGGTGGTGAAAGCCGGTGAAATCCCCGACGGCTGGCAGGGCCTGGACATCGGGCCCGAGACCATCGCCCTCTACTGCGCCGCCGTGGCCGACGCCGGCACCGTGATCTGGAACGGCCCCATGGGCGTCTTTGAGTTCCCCGCCTTTGCCAAAGGGACCGAGGCTGTGGCCGAGGCGCTGAGCAAGACCAGCGCTATTACCATCATCGGCGGCGGAGACAGTGCCGCCGCCGTGCAGCAGTTGGGCTATGCTGATAAAATGACCCACATCTCCACCGGCGGCGGAGCCAGCCTGGAGTTCATGGAGGGCAAGGAGCTTCCCGGCGTGGCCTGCCTGCTGGACAAGTAA
- the tpiA gene encoding triose-phosphate isomerase, translating into MNRRYRKTIIAGNWKMNKTATETKQFAEELKPILPKAKWCDVVVCVPACNISTAVRAFKDMRVSIGAENLYYEKSGAYTGEVSADMLKDLGVKYVIIGHSERRQYFGETDATVSKKVHAALDAGLLPIICVGESLEQREAGITAEWIALQVKSALVGVSADKLRKCVIAYEPIWAIGTGKTATAEQAAEVCTAIRATIRSLYGARVARSVTIQYGGSMNPSNAAELLAQPDVDGGLIGGAALVPQKFVDIINAANQE; encoded by the coding sequence ATGAATCGCAGATATCGTAAAACAATCATCGCCGGCAACTGGAAGATGAATAAAACCGCCACGGAGACCAAGCAGTTCGCCGAAGAGCTTAAGCCCATCCTGCCCAAGGCCAAGTGGTGCGATGTGGTGGTCTGTGTGCCTGCCTGCAACATCTCCACGGCGGTCCGGGCCTTTAAGGATATGCGGGTGTCCATCGGCGCGGAAAACCTCTACTATGAAAAAAGCGGTGCCTACACCGGAGAGGTATCCGCCGACATGCTGAAGGATCTGGGCGTGAAATATGTCATCATCGGCCACTCCGAGCGGCGGCAGTATTTCGGCGAGACCGACGCCACCGTCAGCAAGAAGGTGCACGCCGCCCTGGACGCGGGCCTGCTGCCCATTATCTGCGTGGGCGAATCCCTGGAGCAGCGGGAGGCGGGCATCACCGCCGAGTGGATCGCCCTGCAGGTGAAATCCGCTCTGGTAGGCGTCAGCGCCGACAAGCTCCGCAAGTGCGTCATCGCCTATGAGCCCATCTGGGCCATCGGCACCGGCAAAACCGCCACCGCCGAGCAGGCGGCCGAGGTCTGCACCGCCATCCGCGCCACCATTCGCTCCCTCTATGGTGCCCGTGTGGCCCGCAGCGTCACCATCCAGTACGGCGGTTCCATGAATCCTTCCAACGCGGCGGAACTCCTGGCCCAGCCCGACGTGGACGGCGGCCTGATCGGCGGCGCCGCCCTGGTGCCCCAGAAGTTCGTGGATATCATCAACGCTGCAAACCAGGAGTAA
- the gpmI gene encoding 2,3-bisphosphoglycerate-independent phosphoglycerate mutase, with product MNKTPTALIIMDGFGLSDAVDGNAIRAAKTPCLDQLFAEYAHTTLSASGLDVGLPEGQMGNSEVGHTNIGGGRVVFQDLPRITRSIEDGSFFRNEAYLHAMDQCLSKGTSLHLFGLLSTGGVHSHLNHLWALLKLAKEKGLEKVYIHAFLDGRDTSPTAGAEFLEECVAKCGEIGVGKVATVMGRYYAMDRDKRWERLEAAYDAMVYGEGAVTNPDPVAAVKASYEKGVTDEFVEPVVCDSDGCVGDNDSIIFFNFRPDRAREITRAFVDPEFDGFTHQYFPVTFVCNTEYDASMPNVEVAFPRIRVENGLGEYLSKLGLTQLRIAETEKYAHVTFFFNGGVETVFPGEDRVLVPSPKVATYDMQPEMSAVEVCDKCVERIESGAYDVIILNFANCDMVGHTGVFDAAVKAVETVDECVGRVVNATLKMGGIAMVTADHGNAEQMKQPDGSPMTAHSINPVPFILCGAGAELRSGKLADIAPTILDVMGLQCPPEMDGKTLIIK from the coding sequence ATGAATAAAACACCTACCGCATTGATTATTATGGATGGGTTCGGCCTGTCCGACGCCGTGGACGGCAATGCCATCCGCGCCGCCAAGACCCCCTGCCTGGATCAGCTGTTCGCCGAGTATGCCCACACCACCCTCTCCGCCTCCGGGCTGGATGTAGGACTGCCGGAAGGCCAGATGGGCAACAGCGAGGTGGGCCACACCAACATCGGCGGCGGCCGGGTGGTCTTTCAGGACCTGCCCCGCATCACCCGCTCCATTGAGGACGGCTCCTTTTTCCGGAACGAAGCCTATCTCCACGCCATGGACCAGTGCCTCAGCAAGGGCACCTCGCTCCACCTGTTCGGCCTCCTTTCCACCGGCGGCGTACATTCCCATCTGAACCACCTGTGGGCCCTTTTGAAGCTGGCCAAGGAGAAGGGGCTGGAGAAGGTCTATATCCACGCCTTTTTGGATGGACGGGACACCTCTCCCACCGCCGGCGCAGAATTTCTGGAGGAGTGCGTCGCCAAGTGTGGGGAAATCGGCGTGGGCAAGGTGGCCACTGTGATGGGCCGCTATTACGCCATGGACCGTGACAAGCGCTGGGAGCGGCTGGAGGCCGCCTATGACGCCATGGTTTACGGCGAGGGCGCCGTCACAAACCCCGATCCCGTGGCGGCTGTGAAGGCCTCCTATGAAAAGGGAGTCACCGACGAGTTTGTGGAGCCGGTGGTCTGCGACAGCGACGGCTGCGTGGGCGACAACGACAGCATCATTTTCTTCAACTTCCGCCCCGACCGTGCCCGCGAGATCACCCGTGCCTTTGTGGACCCGGAGTTTGACGGCTTTACCCACCAGTATTTCCCTGTGACCTTTGTGTGCAATACCGAGTACGACGCCTCCATGCCCAATGTGGAGGTTGCCTTCCCCCGCATCCGTGTGGAAAACGGCCTGGGCGAATATCTGAGCAAGCTGGGGCTGACCCAGCTGCGCATCGCCGAGACGGAAAAGTACGCCCATGTCACCTTCTTTTTCAACGGAGGCGTGGAAACCGTGTTTCCCGGAGAGGACCGGGTGCTGGTGCCCTCCCCCAAGGTGGCCACCTACGACATGCAGCCGGAGATGAGCGCCGTGGAGGTCTGTGACAAATGCGTGGAGCGGATCGAGTCCGGTGCCTATGACGTCATCATCCTCAATTTTGCCAACTGCGACATGGTGGGCCACACCGGTGTCTTTGACGCGGCTGTCAAGGCGGTGGAGACTGTGGATGAGTGTGTGGGCCGGGTGGTGAACGCCACTCTGAAGATGGGCGGCATCGCCATGGTCACTGCGGATCACGGAAATGCCGAGCAGATGAAGCAGCCCGACGGCAGCCCCATGACCGCCCATTCCATCAACCCGGTGCCCTTCATCCTCTGCGGCGCCGGCGCGGAACTGCGCAGTGGAAAGCTGGCCGACATCGCCCCCACCATCCTGGATGTGATGGGCCTTCAGTGCCCGCCGGAGATGGACGGTAAAACGTTGATTATCAAATAA
- a CDS encoding DMT family transporter, with the protein MKAKGILYIILSGVIFGMMPIGAKVIYANGGNSYFLTLVRFSLSLLPLYLLDRMDCRRCGIEGRTRLSRRQIGQLILLSAGFTATPAFLFLSYNYISSGLSTTLHFVYPVLVLVGCALFFREKIGRRELVCCALCMAGVLSFYTPGDSGNIFGVCIALLSGITYALYIIILAKSGLQMVLRRYQLTFCVQGAGAVALLVVSTAVGALHVHVTLLGWVLICFFTFGTTTATIFFQMGTKLCGPQYASLLSTFEPLTSVVAGVVLLHEGMTLRSGLGIACVLASVLLLAWKKGAKSEGDQAAEEPPAVIDGKDEQI; encoded by the coding sequence GTGAAGGCGAAGGGAATCCTCTATATCATTCTCTCTGGGGTGATTTTCGGCATGATGCCCATTGGTGCCAAGGTCATTTACGCCAACGGGGGAAATTCTTATTTTTTGACGCTGGTACGCTTTTCGCTCAGCCTTTTACCGCTATACCTCCTGGATCGGATGGACTGCCGCCGCTGCGGGATAGAGGGGCGGACCCGCCTCAGCCGGCGCCAGATCGGGCAGTTGATACTTTTGTCCGCCGGCTTTACCGCCACACCCGCGTTCCTCTTCCTCTCCTATAATTACATTTCTTCCGGCCTATCCACCACGCTCCACTTTGTCTATCCGGTGCTGGTGCTGGTGGGATGCGCGCTGTTTTTCCGGGAGAAGATCGGCCGCAGGGAACTGGTCTGCTGCGCTCTTTGCATGGCGGGCGTGCTGTCCTTCTATACGCCCGGCGACAGCGGCAACATATTTGGAGTGTGCATTGCGCTTCTCTCTGGGATCACCTATGCCCTCTACATCATCATTCTCGCCAAGTCCGGATTGCAGATGGTCCTGCGGCGCTACCAGCTCACTTTCTGCGTCCAGGGGGCAGGTGCTGTGGCACTTCTGGTGGTAAGCACAGCCGTGGGAGCGCTGCATGTGCACGTGACGCTGCTGGGCTGGGTGTTGATTTGCTTTTTCACTTTCGGCACCACAACGGCCACCATATTCTTCCAGATGGGGACCAAGCTGTGCGGCCCCCAGTATGCGTCGCTCTTGAGCACCTTTGAGCCGCTGACCAGTGTGGTGGCCGGCGTTGTGCTGCTCCATGAGGGGATGACGCTGCGCTCGGGCCTTGGAATTGCCTGTGTGCTTGCTTCCGTGCTGCTCCTTGCGTGGAAAAAGGGGGCCAAATCGGAGGGCGATCAGGCTGCTGAGGAGCCGCCCGCCGTCATTGATGGCAAAGACGAGCAAATATAA
- a CDS encoding SDR family NAD(P)-dependent oxidoreductase, whose product MEIQDKYLSLEGKVAIITGAGSGIGLAVSQLYVKYGAKVAMVDISDKCQEEADKIGDSAKFFKCNVSSEADVKATVEAVKAAFGRIDILVNNAGIIVRKTVLDTTEEEWDRCLDIGLKGVFLFSKHTVPIMIEQGGGVIVNTASGAAIKGVPDSAPYNAYKGGVAALTRGMAVDFGKYNIRVNCVCPGDIITPMLISEGIQTGKITTADPKTPEEKEAMEKFLESCGSYRPLRRIATAEQIAYTFLFLATDMSVYATGGSFVVDGGRCS is encoded by the coding sequence ATGGAAATTCAGGATAAGTATCTGTCTTTGGAAGGCAAGGTGGCCATCATCACCGGTGCCGGCTCCGGCATCGGCCTGGCGGTTTCCCAGTTGTATGTCAAGTACGGCGCCAAGGTAGCCATGGTGGACATCAGCGACAAGTGCCAGGAGGAGGCAGACAAGATCGGCGATTCCGCCAAGTTCTTTAAGTGCAATGTGTCCAGTGAAGCGGACGTCAAGGCCACCGTGGAAGCGGTCAAGGCCGCGTTTGGCCGGATTGATATTCTGGTGAACAACGCCGGTATCATCGTGCGCAAGACTGTGCTGGACACCACGGAAGAGGAGTGGGACCGCTGCCTGGATATCGGCCTGAAAGGCGTATTCCTGTTCTCCAAGCACACAGTGCCCATCATGATCGAGCAGGGCGGCGGCGTGATTGTCAACACGGCCTCCGGCGCGGCCATCAAGGGCGTGCCCGATTCCGCACCATACAATGCCTATAAGGGCGGCGTGGCGGCCCTGACCCGCGGCATGGCCGTGGACTTCGGCAAGTACAACATCCGCGTCAACTGCGTCTGCCCCGGCGACATCATCACCCCCATGCTCATCAGCGAGGGCATCCAGACCGGCAAGATCACCACCGCCGATCCCAAGACCCCCGAAGAGAAAGAGGCCATGGAGAAGTTCCTGGAGTCCTGCGGCAGCTATCGCCCGCTGCGCCGGATCGCCACCGCCGAGCAGATCGCCTACACCTTCCTGTTCCTGGCCACCGACATGAGCGTCTACGCCACCGGCGGAAGCTTTGTGGTGGACGGCGGCCGCTGCAGCTGA
- a CDS encoding TRAP transporter large permease, whose product MALKIIVLFGVMFFLMVIGAPIAVSLGVATITTMVTTTNIGLTSIATACFSGLDSFPLMAIPFFMLAGNLMKSGGISRRILDFADALVGWITGSTGMVTVVASMFFAALSGSSPATVTAIGGITIPEMKREGYDPAYATAITAAAGTIGVIIPPSIPFVIYGVAAQCSISDLFLAGVIPGIMIGVVLMAVNYFTARKNHYGSKKKFALKTLWNTLKSSIWALLVPVIILGGIYGGIFTPTESAVAAIVYSIIIGLFVYRELDMKSLYEAFRDTVLINGQTTFLVGISMSFARFLTMSQVPTTIAKGILNISNPIAILLVINLFLLIVGCFIDNISSTVILTPILLPIILGIGMSPVQFGIIMTVNLAIGFITPPYGCNLFFASAISGVSVVDIAKKILPMIGVMLIVLMLLTFVPVLSIGILG is encoded by the coding sequence ATGGCATTAAAGATTATTGTTTTGTTCGGCGTCATGTTTTTCCTGATGGTCATCGGCGCTCCCATTGCAGTATCCCTTGGCGTTGCCACTATCACCACGATGGTGACTACCACAAACATTGGTCTGACCTCTATTGCGACCGCCTGCTTCAGCGGCCTGGATTCCTTCCCGCTGATGGCAATCCCGTTCTTTATGCTGGCCGGCAACCTGATGAAGTCCGGCGGTATCTCACGAAGGATACTGGACTTTGCCGATGCCCTGGTGGGTTGGATCACTGGCAGCACCGGTATGGTTACGGTTGTGGCATCTATGTTCTTTGCCGCTCTCTCCGGCTCTTCTCCCGCGACGGTGACCGCCATCGGCGGCATCACCATTCCCGAGATGAAGAGAGAGGGCTATGACCCCGCCTATGCGACCGCCATCACCGCGGCCGCCGGCACCATCGGCGTCATCATTCCCCCCAGCATTCCTTTTGTCATCTACGGTGTGGCAGCCCAGTGCTCCATCTCCGATTTGTTCCTGGCCGGCGTTATCCCCGGCATTATGATCGGTGTTGTGCTGATGGCCGTGAACTATTTCACCGCCAGGAAGAACCACTACGGCAGCAAGAAGAAGTTTGCTCTGAAGACGCTGTGGAACACTCTGAAGAGCTCCATTTGGGCGCTGCTGGTGCCGGTCATCATCTTGGGCGGCATCTACGGCGGTATTTTTACCCCCACCGAGTCCGCCGTTGCAGCCATTGTTTACTCCATCATCATCGGCCTCTTTGTCTACCGTGAGCTGGATATGAAGAGCCTTTATGAGGCCTTCCGTGATACTGTCCTGATCAATGGCCAGACCACGTTCCTGGTTGGTATCTCCATGTCCTTTGCCCGGTTCCTGACCATGTCCCAGGTGCCCACCACCATCGCCAAGGGCATCCTGAACATCAGCAACCCCATTGCGATTCTGCTGGTCATCAACCTGTTCCTGCTGATCGTGGGCTGCTTCATCGACAACATCTCCTCTACGGTCATTCTGACCCCCATCCTGCTGCCGATTATCCTCGGCATCGGCATGAGCCCTGTCCAGTTTGGTATCATCATGACCGTCAACTTGGCAATCGGTTTCATCACCCCGCCCTATGGCTGCAACCTGTTCTTTGCCTCTGCGATTTCCGGTGTTTCCGTGGTAGATATCGCAAAGAAGATTTTGCCTATGATCGGCGTGATGCTCATTGTCCTGATGCTGCTGACCTTTGTTCCTGTCCTCAGCATCGGCATCCTGGGCTAA
- a CDS encoding TRAP transporter small permease: MKVLKFLNERLEEVFLVILMVAAVIIVTMQVITRYLLKIPLPWSEELARYIFLWLTWVGASYATKERKHVCIDVVYERLPQMGKKVCNIISTIVWIAFLCVMVFISVKLTSSVYSGGQIAVGSGIPMWIPYASIPTGMTLMLIRLLQNCYHDIKASKAKKEEGEC, translated from the coding sequence ATGAAAGTCCTGAAGTTTTTGAATGAAAGGTTGGAGGAAGTTTTCCTGGTAATCCTGATGGTGGCTGCCGTAATCATCGTTACGATGCAGGTCATTACCCGTTACCTGCTGAAGATTCCCCTGCCTTGGAGCGAAGAACTGGCCCGCTACATTTTCCTGTGGCTGACCTGGGTGGGCGCTTCCTATGCAACCAAAGAGCGTAAGCACGTTTGCATCGACGTGGTTTATGAGAGACTGCCCCAGATGGGCAAGAAAGTCTGCAACATCATCTCCACCATCGTGTGGATCGCATTTTTGTGTGTTATGGTGTTCATCTCCGTTAAGTTGACCAGCAGCGTGTACAGCGGCGGCCAGATCGCGGTGGGCAGCGGTATTCCCATGTGGATTCCCTACGCCTCCATTCCCACCGGTATGACACTGATGCTGATTCGTCTGCTGCAAAACTGCTATCACGACATCAAAGCCTCCAAAGCAAAAAAGGAAGAGGGTGAGTGCTGA